In the genome of Bacteroides mediterraneensis, the window GATATGTGGAAATCGGGTAAAGTCAAGTCTTCGCAATCGGCTTTTGTGAGATATATAGGAAAAAATCTGAAACCTTTGACTTCTTATTATTGGATGGTAAGAATATGGGATGAAGATGGCAAGTCTTCCAAGTGGTCTGATCCGGCTAAGTTTGAGACAGGACTTATGGACGACGAATCACAGTGGCATGAAGCAAAATGGATAACTCTGAGCAATGATACCAGAAAGTCAGAACATCGTTTCCGTGAATTCAAGACAGGAGCAATGAAGGAACCTGTAATGGTTACAAGCCAGCCTGTGGGATATTTCAGAAACGAGGCTCTTCTGGATAAAGAGATAAAATCTGCCCGTGCATATATTTGTGGTTTGGGATATTATGAACTTTATATCAATGGAAAGAAAGTAGGCGATCATGTTCTTGACCCGGCACCTTCAAATTACGACAAACAGGCCTATTACGTGGCATACGATGTTACCGAGAATCTTTCTTCAGGAAAGAATACTTTGGGAATAATCCTTGGAAACGGTTTCTATGGACAGAATTTATCATGGAAAAACAATCCTGAAGCAGATAAAAACCTGTCTTTTGGTGTACCTGCTGCAAGAATGGTTGTTAAGGTGGAATATACAGACGGAACCGGCCAATATATTGTGACTGATGGTGAATGGAAAAATTCAACGGGTCCGATAGTTTTCGATAATATTTATGGCGGTGAGATATATGATTCACGTTACAGCATCGAAGGATGGAACCGAAATGGTTATAATGATTCTCAATGGACAAATACTTCTGTTATAACTCCTGAAATTAAGAAAGTAAGCGCTCAGAATATGCCGCCTATCAGAGTTCTTGAAGAAATAAAACCAGTAAGGATGTTCAAGGCTTCAGATGGCAAATGGATTATCGATTATGGAAAGAACATTGCCGGATGGGTAAAGATTAAGGCGAACGGTAAGACCGGAGATGTACTTAAAATCAGTACATACGAGTGTCTGACACAAGATGGAAAGGATGTATTTGCCGGTTCTACCGGTGGAAGTGCAAATGGTATGGCACAGTGGTTCAATTACATTTTCAGTAGAAATGGAACAGAAGAATGGGAACCGCATTTTTCATACCACGGATTCCGTTATGCGAAAGTCGATGAAGGTATAGAAGGCAAGCCGGCTGAAGATATGGTTACGGCTGTACTTGTTGCAACAGATATACAGCAGAATGGTAGTTTCTTATGCTCTGAACCACTTTATAATAAGATGGACACAATAAGCCGTCTGACAATTGTAGATAATATACATGGTATTCCGGAAGATTGTCCGCACAGAGAGAAATGTGGCTGGTTAGGTGATGCACATGCATTTTGCGAATACGCTTTGTATAACTATGATATGCTTAATTTCTACAAGAAATACATGCAGGATATACGCACTCAGTGCCGTCCGTCTAAAGCAGGCGATAAGTCCGGAAAAATATTTCGTGTTCCAACTATGATTGCTCCCGGTAAACGTACATCAAATGTCGCTCTTATTGACTGGGGAGTAGCTACAGTATATTTGCCTTGGTATAACTATATCCATTATGGAGATGACTCAATGATTAAGGAGTTCTATCCTACCATGAAAGAACTTATGGAGTATTACCTGACATTTAAGGATAAAGACGGTATTATGCAGAATGGTATGGGAGACTGGTGTCCTCCACTTTGGGATAGGAAGAATAATCCGTCAGCAATGGAATGTCATCCGGTAATATCTGCCAATGCCTATTTCTACGATGTCCTGGGTATAATGGCCCGTTTTGCAAAAATGAATGGTGATGATGATTATGCCAATAAGATGCAGACAGAACAGAAACAGCTTTTTGATGCTTTCAATAAGGCATATCTCAAACGCATACCATTGTCCGGTGCCTTATGGTACGGCAGTCAGACCGCTACCGTTATGGCCCTCCGTTTCGGCATGGTTCCCGAAGATAAGATTAAGGATGTAGTCGAAGGTCTGGTATACGATATTGAGGCTGTAAAAGGAATGCATCATGCAGTGGGAATACACGGTATGCGATATATATATACAGTGTTGGCCGAGCATGGGTTTAGCGATCTTGCCCATACCATACTTACTATACCTACATTCCCAAGTCAGACCTATATTATGAATTATGGCTTTACCACATGGCCTGAACGCCAGTTCTACTGGGATATGATGCCACAATTGTCGAACTCTCTTAATCACCCTATGCACAGTGGTTTTGCCGCATATTTCTACGAAATGATTGGAGGAGTGCAAAGCAGCCGTCAAGAGCCGGGGTATAAGGAATTCTGTGTCAATCCCGTTTCACCTTCGGGTATGACATTTGCCAAAGTTACAGTGCCAACAGTTTATGGAAATATTAAATCTGCATGGGAAAAGAAAGGTGATGAGTTCGTATTGAATGTGTCAGTGCCTTTCAATACCAAGGCTAATGTCAGTATATCTCAGAAACAATATGGCAGCTTGAAAATCAATGGTAAACAAGTGTCAGATATTCCTTCTATAAGATATGATTCGGAAAATCAGATACTTATATTAGGTTCTGGCGATTATAAACTTATAACCAAGAATTAACACATAATGAAAAAACTTTTATCAGCAATATTTATTGCAGCAGCCGGTATCAGTAGTGTATCGGCTGCAAAACTTCAACATCCTTGTTTGCTGTTTACTCAGGATGAAGTTCAGCAGATGCGTGAAAAATCACTCTCCACACAATGGCTTAAAGATATGCGTGAAGTGGTAGTAAAGGATGCCGATTCCATGCTCTCGCTTCAGACAGAACCATATCTTCTGGAGGATGAAAGCAAACATCTGTATTTTGGAATAGCGGGTCGAGGTGTTCAGGTAAATGTCCTCAATTTAGCCCTTGCCGGTTATCTGACAGGTGAGCAGAAATACATTGAAAAAGCAAAAGAAGTCCTGTTGGCAGTTGTACGCCAGACAGAACCTGATAATAACAAGAATTGGGAACACCATCATCAGGCATCCGATGCCGCACAGGGAGTGGTTCTAGGTTATGACATGCTATATCCATATATGTCTGATTCAGAGAGGGCAGAAGTTTTGGATGAGATAGAAAAGTTCGGAAAGTATCTATACGTATCTGCCGGTGTATGGGGAACTTTTGATAAAGGCTCTACATCGTGCAATCACAATTCTGTACACCACGGAGCCTTGGGACTTTGTGCTCTTGTAACAGGCAGTCATCAGGAATGGCTTGACCGTGCCATACAGCGTACAGAGGGTTTCTACACATATTGTGCCGACGAGACTGGTTATGTTACAGAAGGACATCACTACCTTTCATACGGCTTTGGAGGCGCATTCCCTTTTACCCAGGCTCTAAAGAATCTTACAGGTTATGATTTATTTGAGAAGTATAAGTCTCTGATAAGTCAGGCTGGTGAACAGATTCTTTGGAATCTTCTTCCGGATGGAGGTATGACTGTGTTGAACGACAGTTATAGCGCACCTGTAGGAGAGACTGTTGCATATAGTGCAATGCTTTTCAATAAACCACAGCAGCTATGGGCATGGCTTAAGTTTGCAGAAGACATTCCCGGACAGAAAGAAATGAACTATTATGAGAAAAGGGCAAAGTTTTATCTTGGTTTAAGCTATACAAAGCGAGGTAAATATTTCAGTGCCCCATACGGATTGCCTTATACACGGTTTTTCCTTTTCCTGCCTGATGCCAAATATACAGCAACAGAATCTCCTGAAGTAGGAAAAACTCCGTTGACGAAGGTTTTTCAGAGTGGACGGGTTTTTATGCGTAGCGGGTGGAACGATACAAATGACGCTCATGTCTCATTCACATCAGGATATGACTTTCATCATGGACATAATCACCGCGATGAAAACTCTTTTACGTTCTATTCATTGGGTGAAACATTCATTAACGACCCTATTTATTGGCCGAAATACAGCAACTGCCATTCTACACTTGGTATAGACGGAAAGGAACAGTTTGTTCAGTTTGGCGAGGTTTATAATCCTAAAGCCAGTATGACAGAAGGGCGGATTCAGACAGTCCGTGAAGATGAAAACGGAGTTTTTGTACGTGGTGAGGCAAAAGGCGCATACGATTATAAAGAAGGTATAGACTATTCGAACAGAAAATTGTATTTTGTACGTAACGCTCCATATTCACCATACGTGATTTTCCGTGACGATGCAGCCATGCGTGATGCGTCTGAAGTTGAATTCGTCTCACGACTCATCACTAAACCGGAACATAAAGTAACATCTGAAGGCAAAGCTGCAATTATTACCACTTCCTCAGGAGCTAAAGCCATGATACTTACATATAGTGGCGATGTACAAATAAATGTTGTAAATGATGATATGAAAGGTGAGACATTCTTTGCACAGGTTAATGGAGGGGATTTCCTTTGTACGGATTATTTTAAACGACTCAGCTCTACTGTAACAGCTGTCAATCCGCGTTTCACTACTATTGTCATTCCATATTTTAAAAAAGAAGAACTGCCAACTATTGGAGTAGAACGACGTGCTGATGATATAATATGGACACTTAGTTTTTCTTCGGGTGAAAAACATTTAATTACTCTCACAGACTCAGACATATCAATAGATATAATTTAATAATCTTTTTGTTATGTTCATCTGTCCGGAAATTCGGAACTTTTTATTCCGGATTTTCGTACTTTCTTTATTGTATATTTCTGCCAAAATGAACAATAATTTATATAATGATATGATATTACATTTTAATGAACGAATACTGATTAAGAAACCAATGATTATAAATTTATAAATAATTAATGTAATAACGTAAATATCTTTGAAATGAAAAAACATCTTCTTTTCTTATTCTTATTTGTTGTAGCCAGTGCTGCGGCATCAGTTACTCCGAAATGGATTTGGATAGACAATAACGATGCTCCGAATACATGGGCATGTTTCAGAAAAACATTAGACATAGACAATGTCCCTTCATCAGAAGTATATGCCGATATTGCTGTCGACAGTAAATATTGGTTGTGGGTTAATGGTCAACAAGTTGTTTTTGAAGGAGGCCTTGCCGGCTCTCCAAGTCAAGCAGGGAAATGGGACAGAAAGGCTAAGATTACACCAAGCAATACATGGTTTGAAAGAGTAAATATCCAGCCATATCTGAAAAAAGGTAAAAATGTCATTTCTGTTTTGGCATGGTATTGGGGTAGGGAAACCCATAAAGGTACATATATCAAGAAAAGAGGTGGTTTTTTGTTTTCATCTGAAATAAACGGTCAGGGCATTTCGTCGGATTCTTCATGGAAAGCAAGTCGCCATGTAGCATACGATACAACCGGATGTACTGCTTCTAAAGCTATAGTTCCTTTCAAAATCAAGTATGACGCAAGAAAGAATATGAATGAATGGTTCATGCCTGAATACAACGATAGTCAGTGGACTAAAGCAGTTGTTCTTGGAAACAAAGGTGATGCGCCATGGCATAATTTGGTGGAAAGAAACTTCCCTAGACCTGTTAACCATGGGCTTTTGGAATATGCCAATGATAAAGAACTTGGGTTCCCTTTCGATGGAAACGGTAAAACTGTGGTATGTAAATTGCCTTTCAATAAGCAGATTACACCGTGGCTTAAAGTAGAATCTCAAGGGGGTGATACAATATTTATAAGTACTGACAATCCTAAAAATGCCATAACAGCTCATTATATTACCCGTCCGGGCAGACAGACATTTGAGTGTTATTCATGGATGAATGGTCACGACGTAAGATATACAGTTCCAAAAGGAGTAAAGGTTCTTTCTCTTAAATACAGATGGATTACTGTTGGTGAGATGGCCGGAAAATTCCAGATAGATGATCCTTTTTATCAGAGGCTGTGGGATATGTGTTATAACACATTGTTTGTCTGTGCCCGTGATAATTTTATGGATTGCCCTGACAGGGAAAGAGCCTTGTGGATTGGTGATGTAGCCGACCAGACCAGCTATCTTTTCTATTCAATGGATGATGCCGGACGCAAGCTTCTGAGGATGGCAATCATATCTACCATGTGTTTCAGCGATAATAAGGTAATCGGTGCCTTAGGTCCGCTTCGTGTTCGTGAACTTGTATGTCAGAGCCTTCAGTTTATAGCGCAGTGTATATGGCCATACTATATAAATACAGGTGACAAGGCTACTCTGTCAGAAGTTTATCCTTTCGTATATGATTATCTTTCATTGTTTCCTATGAAGGAAAATGGTCTTCCTGAATATAGAAAAGGTAAAAGTCCGGATACATGGGACTGGCTTGACTGGGGTGTGAAAGGAACAATAGACAATGAACCAATTCAGGTAGCTTTCTATTATATGGCTCTTGACAAGGCAAGAGAAATGGCATTGTTACTTGGTAAGTCCGATGATGTAAAATGGTATGAGGATAGAATGAAATCTATAAAGACTAATTATGACAAGTGTTTCTGGCAGAATGGTTTCTATAGTTCAAATCCGGCAAAATTCAAGGATGACCGTGCAAATGCCATTGCCATAGTCTCAGGTGTGGCATCTTCGGATAAATATCAGCAGATTGTTGACAATGTTCTTACAAAGAATTATTATTCCAGTCCTCATTTCGAATGGATTGTAGAGGATGCAATGTGTATAGCCGGTGAATATGGAAAGGCTTTGGAGAGAATGAAAAAACAATACCAAAGCCAGGTTGACAATAAAAAGATGACAACACTTTATGAGTTTTTCCCTAAAGGTGGTTCATATAATCATGCCTGGAATGCTCCAAATGCCATATTGGCCAAATATATTTCGGGAATATATCCTACAAAACCGGGATGGAAGGAGTTTGTTGTAAAACCTCATTTGGTTAATTTCAAATCAATAAAGCAGACAGTTCCTTCCGTCAAAGGTGATATTAGTCTTGAAGTTTCAAGTAATGAGAACACTAAGATAAAACTTTCAACCCCGGATGATACTGAGGCTGTCGTTTACTTGCCTGTACCTGACGGTAAGACATATAAATATGTGTCACTTAATGGTCAGAAGATTTGGACAAAAGGAAAAGGTCTGTCCAGACAGGTTAGTGGTGTTGAGTTTATTGGTGAAGAAACAGGTTTTATAATCTTTAGGGTAAAATCTGGATCATGGACTATTGAAGGCATTATATGATTTTATGAATTAGATTGATATTATTCAGCACTACTGTCCCGTAAAAGTGGATAAATAGCTCTTTGAATTAATTGAAAAATAGTCAATTACGCGGTTTTTTGAAATGAAAGGGACTTGATTTTGCAACTTTGCAGTCTAATACAAATGGCTGCTATGTTCCAAGCCAAATATGTATTCTCTCAATTAACCGCTTTTCTGAACAGGACTTAGTTCAACAACTATGTTCGCAAGTATGATGGCAGCCGATATGTGAAGCATTTCACTTGCTGGAATCAGATGCTCGCGATGATGTTTAGACAACTGAGTAACCATGAGAGTCTGCGAGACTTAATCGTTGCTTTCGAAGCGCATAGGGCTAAGCAATATCATCTTGGGTTAGGTCGTGAACCGATAGCCAAGACAACTCTTGCGACAGCCAACCAGAACCGTGATTACAGACTTTTTGAGGAATTTGCATTTTATATGATGAAGGAAGCCTGCGAGAAGCGGACGACCAACATCCTTGACATTTCCGGAAAGGAATATGCGTTTGATTCAACAACGATTCCGTTATGTCTTGCAACATTCCCATGGGCAAAGTTCCAAGCAAGAAAGGAGGAGTGAAAGCTCATGTCTTATATGACATTGAAGCACAAGTTCCTGCTTTCTATACTGTAACCACTGCATCAAAGCATGATTCTACAGCAATGTCTTCAATCCATTATGAACCAAATGCTTATTATATATTCGACAGGGCTTATGACTCCTTTAAAGAGCTCTATAGGATACATCTTACAGACTCTTTCTTTGTTGTCAGAGTCAAGACGAGCTTAAAGTATAAGACAGTCAAATGGAAGTGAAGATTACCAAAGAACATAATGACTGATGCGGAAGTGAAACTGAGCGGCTATCTCTCCGAGAAGAAATATCCTGAGTCATTCAGACTCGTCCGATATTACGATGAAGAAGATGACCGTGAGTTCACTTTTCTGACGAATGCGAAAAAACTTTCTGCACTGGATATCGCCAATCTTTACAAGAAAAGATGGTTGATAGAACTGTTCTTCAAATGGCTCAAGTGGCACTCAAGATAAAGAAATTCTGGGGTACGGCAGAGAATTCTGTTCGCATACAAATCAGTGTGGCTATTATCACATACTGTCTTGTGGCTTTTGTCCAACATGATATGAAGTTGAAACGCTCAACCGATGAAGTTTTGCAAATTCTTAGTATATCATTGACTGACAAAACCCATTTGCGTGACCTGTTCGACAAGACTGATTTCAATGATATCAAAGAACTAAATGATCCCCTGATTCCGGGGCTATTTGATTAATTGTTTAACTCGTCCCATTTTAGCGGAACACTAATGAATTGGATTTATGAAACAACTATATGCACCCTTTGCCAGACCTTTATATGTAATGACAAAACCTGTTGGGGCGATATGTAATTTAGCTTGTGATTATTGCTACTATCTTGAAAAGTTAAATTTATATAAAGATGCTTTTAAACATGTGATGAGTGATGAACTATTGGAGCGTTTTGTTAAAGAATATATTGCTTCACAAACGATGCAGAAGGTACTTTTTACTTGGCATGGGGGAGAAACATTGATGCGTCCTCTCAGTTTCTATAAAAAGGCAGTAGAATTACAGAAAAAATATTCTGGAGGAAGGAGTATTGATAATTGTATACAGACCAATGGAACATTGCTTACAGATGAATGGTGTCAGTTTTTTAAAGTAAATAATTGGCTTGTGGGTGTTTCTATTGATGGACCGCAAGAGTTTCACGATGAATATCGTCGTAATAAGCAAGGACTTCCTTCGTTTATCAAAGTAATGCGTGGTATAGAGTTGTTGAATAAGTATGGAGTAGAATGGAATGCCATGGCTGTGGTAAATGATTATAATGCTGATTACCCTGTGGAGTTTTATAATTTCTTTAAATCAATAGGCTGTCATTATATCCAATTTGCCCCTATTGTAGAACGAATTTTTAAGCATAATGATGGGCGGCATTTGGCATCTCCTATACAAGATGGAGATAAGATGGCTGATTTTTCTGTAACTCCTGAGCAATGGGGAAATTTCTTATGTTGTCTTTTTGATGAATGGGTGAAAAATGATGTTGGGCAGTATTTTATTCAGCTGTTTGATTCTACCCTTGCTAATTGGGTTGGGGAACAGCCGGGGGTCTGTTCTATGGCTAAAACATGTGGTCATGCAGGAGTTATGGAATTTAACGGTGATGTATATTCTTGTGACCATTATGTATTTCCAGAATATAAATTGGGTAATATCTATCAAAAAACATTAGTAGAAATGATGTATGGAGACAGGCAGCAGGAGTTTGGGTTGATGAAACAGAAATCTTTGCCTACTCAGTGTAAAGAATGTGAGTATTTATTTGCCTGCAATGGTGAATGTCCAAAGAATAGATTTGCTAAAACGATATCTGGAGAACCGGGACTTAATTATTTATGCAAGGGTTACTATAAGTTTTTCAAACATGCAGCTCCGTATATGGACTATATGAAAAAAGAATTGCTTGCAAAACGTGCGCCAGCCAATGTAATGGAAGCTATTAAAAAAAATCTTATAAGCAGAGATTAAAAAAAGATTTTTTGATTTGTTGAGGGTGTAAATTAAACTGTGTCAGCAAAGAGGAAAATAAAATATTAACTTTGCTAATACAGTTTTTTATGAAAGAAGAATTTGATTTTGAGAGTATCAAGAACAAGGCTATTGAATAGTTAAAAGCGGGCAAGCCCTTGTTAGGTAAAGACGGTGCTTTTGCCTCTTTATTGGAAAGTATCCTGAATGCAGCTTTGGAAGGTGAGATGGATGCATATCTTACAGAAGAAGAACGTCAGACAGGTAACCGTCGTAACGGGAAAATGCAAAAACAAATGAGAATACTAAGATAAAACTTGCGACCCCGGATGATACTGAGGCGGTTGTTTACTTGCCTTTACCTGACGGTAAGACATATAAATATGTATCATTCAATGGTCAGAACATATGGACAAAAGGTATGTCCAAACAAGTTAATGGTATTGAGTATGTTGGTGAAGAAACAGGTTTTATAATCTTTAGGGTAAAACCTGGATCATGGACTATTGAAGGCATTCTTTGATTTTATGATTTAGATTGATATTTTTCAGACTAACTCAAATCTATTTTATTTATGAAAAATCTTTGTTCAACTTTATTTTTTATGATGTTTCTTTTGGTGGGTTGTAATTCAAATAAGCAACCCACTGGAGGAATATCCTTGATAGCACTTGAGGATGGATTTAAGAATATTCCGGATAGCCAAAAATTAGCTACATATTGGTATTGGGTATCAGACAATATTTCACAGGAAGGTGTGGTCAAGGATTTACACGCTATGAAGAAAGCCGGTATAAATAGGGCTTTTATCGGCAATATAGGTATTGGTAATGTTCCCTCTGGCAAGGTTAAATTTATGTCGGACGAATGGTGGAATGTCCTGCACAAAGCATTGAAAACCGCGACGGAACTCGGAATTGAAATCGGAATCTTCAACGGCCCTGGTTGGAGTCAGTCCGGAGGTCCTTGGGTTAAACTGGAGCAGAGCATGAAGTATCTTGCTTCAGAAACTTTAAAAGTAAGTGGAAATGGTAGTCTTCAATCTCTTAAACTTCCAGAAGTAGAAGATGGAACAATGATAAAAGTAATTGCCTATCCCGACATTAAGGAAGATTCTTTTTCTGATGAGATAAATAAAAAATCCAATCAGCCTGCTGAACTTGTTATTAACTGGCGCAAGGATTATGATTATCCGAGAACGTTGATAATCAAGGCTACATCGGAAATAAAGACTAAAGCTGTTTTATACGTATATGAAGGTGGGGAATACAAAGAACTGAAATCTTTTGATGTCGACAGAAGCAGAAAAGCTATTAATGTAGGTTTCGATCCGTTCGCTTCTATTGTTGTTTCTTTACCTCAAAATAAAAGTGAAAAGTACAAGCTTCAGTTCTTGAAACCTAGACAGGGAAATCTCAAGGTTACAATGACGTCAAAAGCATGCGTGGAAAGATACCCGGAAAAAACATTGGCTAAGATGTTTCAAAGCGCACAGCCCAAATGGAATTCTTATATGTGGGACTTTCAGGAAGAGACGACAGCCAATGTTGTAGCCCCGGAACAGATAATTGACCTTACGGGTAATGTAAATGATGACGGCTTACTTAACTGGTATGTGCCAGAAGGGGATTGGACAGTTGTTAATTTCTCAATGAAAACAACCGGGCAACAAAATACCCCAGCCACAAAAGAGGCAAGAGGGCTTGAAGTTGATAAAATGAACAAGGCATACCTGAAAGAGCATTATGATGCATTTATAGGTGAGATACTCCGTAGGATACCAGCCGAAGACAGAAAGACTTTCAGGATTGTTGTTATGGACAGTTATGAAACCGGAGGATTGAACTGGACTGATGATATGGAAACTGTTTTCGAGAATACATACGGTTACAGCCCTGTTCCCTACCTGCCGGCAATGAGAGGTGAGGTAGTTGGTTCTGTAGAAATGTCAAACAGATTTTTATGGGATTTGCGCCGTCTGATAGCTGATAGAGTTTCATACGATTACGTAGGTGGACTTAGAGAATTAAGCCATAAGGACGGTTTGATTACTTGGTTGGAGAATTATGGACATTGGGGGTTCCCGGGTGAATTCCTTCAGTATGGAGGACAGTCAGATGAAGTGGCAGGAGAGTTCTGGAGTGAAGGTAACTTGGGAAATATTGAGAATAAAGCGGCTTCTTCGTGTGCCCATATATATGGTAAAAGAAAAGTTTGGGCAGAATCATTTACTGCCAGCAGGAAACCTTTCTCGCGTTACCCTAAATTGATGAAGCAAAGAGGAGACAGATTCTTCACAGAAGGTATAAACAGCACTCTTTTTCATCTTTATATCCAGCAGCCTGACGACCGTAAACCGGGAATTAATGCCTGGTTTGGTAATGAGTTCAACAGAAATAATACGTGGTTTTCTCATTTGGATCTTTTTGTCTCATACCTAAAACGTTGCAATTTCATGCTTCAACAAGGGATATACATTGCCGATGTGGCATATTTTATAGGTGAGGATGCACCGATGATGACAGGTGTGTGTACTCCTGAACTGCCAAAAGGCTACTCGTTTGATTATATTAATGCTGAAGTTCTTATGAAGTATGCAGATGTAGAGGATGGATGTCTGACACTTTCTTCGGGTATGAAGTATAGAGTACTTGTGTTGCCACAATTGGAAACAATGCGTCCTGAGCTTTTGCAGAAATTAAGTACTTTGGTTAAGAAGGGGCTTCTAGTATTGGGACCGTCACCGCTCAGGTCGCCAAGCTTACAGAATTATCCGGAATGTGATGCAAAAGTGAAAACCCTGTCTGCTGAAATGTGGAAAGAAAACCGGGTTAACAAGTATGGTAGTGGTATGGTATATCCCGC includes:
- a CDS encoding glycosyl hydrolase, with the translated sequence MKNLCSTLFFMMFLLVGCNSNKQPTGGISLIALEDGFKNIPDSQKLATYWYWVSDNISQEGVVKDLHAMKKAGINRAFIGNIGIGNVPSGKVKFMSDEWWNVLHKALKTATELGIEIGIFNGPGWSQSGGPWVKLEQSMKYLASETLKVSGNGSLQSLKLPEVEDGTMIKVIAYPDIKEDSFSDEINKKSNQPAELVINWRKDYDYPRTLIIKATSEIKTKAVLYVYEGGEYKELKSFDVDRSRKAINVGFDPFASIVVSLPQNKSEKYKLQFLKPRQGNLKVTMTSKACVERYPEKTLAKMFQSAQPKWNSYMWDFQEETTANVVAPEQIIDLTGNVNDDGLLNWYVPEGDWTVVNFSMKTTGQQNTPATKEARGLEVDKMNKAYLKEHYDAFIGEILRRIPAEDRKTFRIVVMDSYETGGLNWTDDMETVFENTYGYSPVPYLPAMRGEVVGSVEMSNRFLWDLRRLIADRVSYDYVGGLRELSHKDGLITWLENYGHWGFPGEFLQYGGQSDEVAGEFWSEGNLGNIENKAASSCAHIYGKRKVWAESFTASRKPFSRYPKLMKQRGDRFFTEGINSTLFHLYIQQPDDRKPGINAWFGNEFNRNNTWFSHLDLFVSYLKRCNFMLQQGIYIADVAYFIGEDAPMMTGVCTPELPKGYSFDYINAEVLMKYADVEDGCLTLSSGMKYRVLVLPQLETMRPELLQKLSTLVKKGLLVLGPSPLRSPSLQNYPECDAKVKTLSAEMWKENRVNKYGSGMVYPANYTLEKLFEDINLFPDMKTDDTSPLLFIHRSMSEGEIYYVSNQSEEKLKTSPVFRVKGLKPELWNPLTSEIRTLPEYSETDCGISVPLTFEPLESFFIIFRKETKDALSNENFPSHNEIANIRGPWKISFESGRGAPEVPIVMDSLVDLSVYPDKRVNYFSGISTYSTSFEFESDVNKKPLYLDLGKVMVMAKVKINGKYVGGVWTDPYVLPVSDYIVKGKNDLEIEVVNTWMNRLIGDLSLPEEKRIGWTVMMTWSKDTPLQSSGLLGPVRLFSY